The genomic DNA CCAGCTGTGAGCTTTGTCAATGACCCCTGCCCTGCGAAGCCCTACACTGGGCCTTATGAAGCGGATTCTTTTCATGTTGGGCATCGTGCTGCTGAGCGTCGCGTTCTTGATCACGGGGGCGGAAATGGCCACGCGCGTGACGCTCGCCGAAACACCTGAAGGGCGGAAATTCTTGGTTTCCACTTGGCTGGTCTGGCAAACCGTCGCACCGCAAAGCTTCGCCGCCATCCAAGACCATGCCCAAATCACGCTGATCCGCACCCTCACCCTCCTCCCCGGGTGGATTTTGTTCGGCGTGCCCGGCCTTGTCCTGGTCGCCCTGTTTCGCAAAACCGACCCCAACAGCCTGTCCGATGAAGAATTCAAGGAACACGAGGAATCCCTCTATTTGATCGATAAGTTGGCCGCCGCAGCCGAAAAAGAAGACCTGTCCCATATGCCCGACGACCTGACCTTCACGGATCCGGACGACGTTGTGCCCGCCGAAGACCACTACGCTCAAAATCCGGTGGAAGACGATCTGCTGCCGGACAGGGACTACTTGTTGGGCCCCAATCAAAAGCCCTGAGCCGTTTTCAGATGCACAATGCATTTGCATTTTGCAATGCACAACGCCAATCCATGCGCGCGTGTGCAAAACGCACATCAACACCTTTCATAAAAATGTCATGATTTCAAAGTCTTGAGCACACTGTGCCAAATCGCAAACCCTGGCACAGCCTTCGCATACATATGACGAAACAAACAAGACACATGCTCTGAGGACCTGCCCCATGAACATTTCCCGCTTGCGCACGAACCCCGGCACCCGCGTGCTAATCGCCAACGAAGACCCGTTGGAAGCCATGGCGTTGGAAAGCCTCTTGCGGATTGAGCGCAATTGCGAGACGCGCATCACCACGGACATGCGCGAGGTCCTCGCCATGCACGAATGCTGGCCCTTCGACATGCTGTTTTTGGACATGCAGAACGAAACCCTTGACGGTCTGAAGGTCGTTGACCAACTGGGTCACGCCATCCGCAAGGCAGAGTTGACTTTGGTGGCCCTGGTGCACAGAGGGTCGGAACAAGTTCGTTTGGCGAGCCTCGCGTCCGGCGCCGTGGCGACGCTGGCCAAACCCATCGACCACAATCAAGCCACCGCGCAAATCAACCGCGCGTTTAGCCTGATGCCGGTGCGGGCCAATTCGTTTTAAGATCCAGTTTCTTCTTGAGAGAGAGAAGGAACAGCGCGGGTGACAAACTAGGTTCAGGCCTAGTCGTCGCCCATTTTTAGGGCGTTGATGAAGGCAGACTGCGGAATTTCGACCCTGCCGAATTGACGCATCTTCTTCTTGCCCTTCTTTTGCTTTTCCAAAAGCTTGCGTTTGCGCGAAATATCGCCACCGTAACACTTGGCCGTCACGTCTTTGCGCATGGCTGAAATGGTTTCGCGCGCAATCACTTTACCGCCAATGGCGGCTTGGATGGGGATCTTGAACAGCTGGCGCGGGATCAGGTCTTTCAAGCGTTCACAAACCTGACGCCCACGGTTTTCAGACTGGGAACGGTGGGCGATAAACGCCAACGCGTCTACGGGCTCGGCGTTGACCAAAATTTGGATCTTCACCAAATCGTTTTCGCTATAGCCGTCCATTTCATAATCGAACGACGCGTAGCCGCGCGTGATGGACTTCAAGCGGTCATAAAAATCAAACACCACTTCGTTCAACGGCAGACGGTAAACGGCCATGGCGCGGTTGCCAACGTAGGTGAGCTCAATCTGCTCGCCACGGCGATCCGTGCACAAGGACAAGACCGAGCCCAGATATTCATCTGGCACCATAATGGTGGCTTTGATCCAGGGCTCTTCGATGGACGTGATGAGGGTCGGTTCCGGCATGTCGGCAGGGTTGTGCAAATCCAGCACCGAGCCGTCCATTTGGTGGACCTTATAGGCCACAGAGGGCGCGGTGGTGATCAGGTCGAGATCGAACTCGCGCTCTAAGCGTTCTTGGATAATTTCCAAGTGTAAAAGCCCCAAGAAGCCGCAGCGGAAACCTTGGCCCAAGGCGATGGAGGTTTCGGGTTCGAACTCAAAGCTGGCATCGTTCAGACGCAGCTTGCCCATGCTGTCGCGCAAATCGTTGTAGTCGGCAGCGTCCAGCGGGAATAAAGAACAAAACACCACAGGAACCGACGGTTGGAAGCCCGGCAAGGGCTCCCCGGCCGGGTTGCGGTCTTCCGTAATCGTGTCGCCCACGTTGGTTTCGGACACGGTTTTGATGGACGCGGTGATGTAGCCCATTTCGCCAGGGCCCAGTTCATCCATCTTGGTGATCTTCGGCGAAAAGATGCCCACTTGATCGACTTGATGGGTGGCGCCGTTGGACATCATGCGAATCTTGAGGCCTTTTTTCAGCACACCGTCTTTCACACGCACCAAAATCATCACGCCCAGGTAGGGATCGTACCAGCTGTCCACCAGCAAAGCTTTCAGCGGTGCATCGCGTTCGCCTTCGGGACTATCCAAACGCTCGACAATGGCTTCCAAAGTATCTTCGATGCCGATGCCGGACTTGGCCGAGGCTTCGATGGCGTCAGACGCATCCAGGCCGATAACGTCTTCGATTTGTTGGCGCACACGCTCGGGCTCGGCGGCCGGCAAATCGATTTTGTTCAACACCGGCACGATTTCCAAATCGTTGTCCAGCGCCAGATAAACGTTGGCCAATGTCTGTGCCTCAACCCCTTGGGAGGCGTCCACCACAAGCAATGCCCCCTCACACGCAGCCAAAGAACGCGAGACTTCATAGGCGAAGTCCACGTGGCCGGGCGTGTCCATCAGGTTGATCTGATAGGTTTCGCCATTTTTGGCCGTATAGCTCAGACGCACGGTTTGGGCCTTAATGGTGATGCCGCGTTCGCGCTCGATATCCATGTTGTCGAGGACTTGTTCTTGCATTTCACGGTCTTCGAGCCCGCCGCAATGCTGAATCAAACGGTCCGCCAACGTCGACTTGCCATGGTCGATGTGCGCGATGATGGAAAAATTCCGGATGTGGGAAAGGTCTGTGCTCATGGACCCGGCTTTTAGCACCCTTCCGGGGCCTTGAGAAGCTGGTAAATCAGCCGATCCATTCATAAATTTCCAAAGTTTCGGCGGCGCATTTGCAACAGCTGTCGCACTTGGGCCCATCAACGGCCTGAACCCGCCCCTTGCGGATCAGGTGGGCGAGGATATCGCGCAGCACATCTGGGCTGGCCTCAAAGCGCACCATCAGGTCGCTCAGCGCCGCGCGCTCGTGCTCTTGAACATAGTCTCTGAGCTCTGAAAGCAGCATGGTCTGCTTCCTCTATCTTATTCATGAATGGAGCTGGATGAGCCCGCCATCGCCCCAGAAACACTGGGCACGTGGTCGCGCTGGCCTTGTTGGCGCATCAGCCAAATCACCAGGGCAAATGCAACGGTCAGTGCACTCAACCACAACGTCGAGGGCCACGGATGACGGCCAAACGTCGCCAATTGATAATAGCCCACGGCCACACCGTAGGCCATGGCGGTGGTCCAAAGGGCTGCGAAGCTCGACCATTTGCGCCCAAGCTCACGGTTGATCGCCCCCATCACCGCGACACACGGGGTGTAGAGCAAAATCAGCAACAAATACGCAAACGCGCCCGCTTGCCCGTCGAAGCGGTCCACCATTGCGCCGAAGGTCTGCAACAAGACCTCTTGCGCTTGGGCCGCCGCTTCAACGCTTTCGGTCTCGACCGAGCCCAAATCCAGCGGATCGGTCAACAGTGAGCCCAAGGCGCTAAAATTTTGCGGGATGGTCTGAACGGCTTCGCCCAGCCCCCCCAAAAGATCGAAGCCTGCGGCGTCTTGTGCGCCCGTTTCGGCCCCTGGCGCGTCAATGCTGGAATAAAGAGCGTCCAGTGTGCCGACCACGGCTTCCTTTGCAAAAATGCCTGTAAAAATCCCAACGGTGGCGGGCCAATTGTCCTCACGGATGCCCCTGGGCGCGAACACGGGGACAATGGTGCGGCCAATGGCGCTGAGCACGGATTGCTCGCTATCTTCATTGCCGAACGAACCGTCGGTGCCGATGGAATTGAGGAAGCTCAACACCATCACCACCATGACAATGATTTGCCCTGCGCCGAATACGAAGCTTTTCAGACGCGTCCACGCGTGGATCAACACACCGCGCACTTGCGGCACGTGATAGGGCGGAAGCTCCATAATAAACGGGGTCGA from Magnetovibrio sp. PR-2 includes the following:
- the lepA gene encoding translation elongation factor 4, encoding MSTDLSHIRNFSIIAHIDHGKSTLADRLIQHCGGLEDREMQEQVLDNMDIERERGITIKAQTVRLSYTAKNGETYQINLMDTPGHVDFAYEVSRSLAACEGALLVVDASQGVEAQTLANVYLALDNDLEIVPVLNKIDLPAAEPERVRQQIEDVIGLDASDAIEASAKSGIGIEDTLEAIVERLDSPEGERDAPLKALLVDSWYDPYLGVMILVRVKDGVLKKGLKIRMMSNGATHQVDQVGIFSPKITKMDELGPGEMGYITASIKTVSETNVGDTITEDRNPAGEPLPGFQPSVPVVFCSLFPLDAADYNDLRDSMGKLRLNDASFEFEPETSIALGQGFRCGFLGLLHLEIIQERLEREFDLDLITTAPSVAYKVHQMDGSVLDLHNPADMPEPTLITSIEEPWIKATIMVPDEYLGSVLSLCTDRRGEQIELTYVGNRAMAVYRLPLNEVVFDFYDRLKSITRGYASFDYEMDGYSENDLVKIQILVNAEPVDALAFIAHRSQSENRGRQVCERLKDLIPRQLFKIPIQAAIGGKVIARETISAMRKDVTAKCYGGDISRKRKLLEKQKKGKKKMRQFGRVEIPQSAFINALKMGDD
- a CDS encoding FeoC-like transcriptional regulator; the protein is MLLSELRDYVQEHERAALSDLMVRFEASPDVLRDILAHLIRKGRVQAVDGPKCDSCCKCAAETLEIYEWIG
- the feoB gene encoding ferrous iron transport protein B, which gives rise to MVDLPGRYTFAHHLAQICTSKGQLAASRKASEALDRMVLSRLFGIPIFLGLMYLMFTFTINIGGAFIDFFDIAAGTIFVDGVGTVLESVGAPLWIKVLLADGLGGGIQVVATFIPIIGFLYLFLSVLEDSGYMARAAYLMDRSMRAIGLPGKAFVPLIVGFGCNVPSIMVAHTLEQERDRIITAMMAPFMSCGARLAVYALFAAAFFPVGGQNIVFGLYLIGIAIAILTGFILKKTLLMGTSTPFIMELPPYHVPQVRGVLIHAWTRLKSFVFGAGQIIVMVVMVLSFLNSIGTDGSFGNEDSEQSVLSAIGRTIVPVFAPRGIREDNWPATVGIFTGIFAKEAVVGTLDALYSSIDAPGAETGAQDAAGFDLLGGLGEAVQTIPQNFSALGSLLTDPLDLGSVETESVEAAAQAQEVLLQTFGAMVDRFDGQAGAFAYLLLILLYTPCVAVMGAINRELGRKWSSFAALWTTAMAYGVAVGYYQLATFGRHPWPSTLWLSALTVAFALVIWLMRQQGQRDHVPSVSGAMAGSSSSIHE
- a CDS encoding response regulator, whose translation is MNISRLRTNPGTRVLIANEDPLEAMALESLLRIERNCETRITTDMREVLAMHECWPFDMLFLDMQNETLDGLKVVDQLGHAIRKAELTLVALVHRGSEQVRLASLASGAVATLAKPIDHNQATAQINRAFSLMPVRANSF